In Phaeobacter piscinae, one genomic interval encodes:
- the metA gene encoding homoserine O-acetyltransferase MetA encodes MPIKIPSDLPAYDVLTNEGVMVMSPDQAARQDIRPLRIGLLNLMPKKIQTENQFARLIGATPLQIDLSLIRMTEHQTRNTAAEHMAEFYRPFQEIKDQRFDGLIITGAPIEHLEFEDVTYWDELCEVFDWTQTNVHSTFGVCWGGMAMINYFHGVKKHLLDHKVFGCFRHQNLDPASPYLRGFSDDCVIPVSRWTEIRQSEIDARPGLRSLLGSQDAGPCLIEDPSHRALYIFNHFEYDSDTLKQEYDRDVASGTPINVPMNYYPDDDPSRKPQNRWRSHAHLLYGNWINDIYQSTPFDMAEIGR; translated from the coding sequence ATGCCGATCAAGATCCCTTCAGACCTCCCTGCCTATGACGTTCTCACGAACGAAGGCGTGATGGTCATGTCGCCGGATCAGGCGGCCCGTCAGGACATTCGCCCGCTGCGCATCGGCCTGTTGAACCTGATGCCGAAGAAGATCCAGACCGAGAACCAGTTCGCCCGGCTGATCGGCGCGACGCCCTTGCAGATCGACCTGTCGCTGATCCGCATGACAGAGCATCAGACCCGCAACACTGCCGCTGAACATATGGCCGAATTCTACCGTCCCTTTCAGGAGATCAAGGACCAGCGCTTTGACGGGTTGATCATCACTGGCGCGCCGATTGAGCATCTGGAGTTCGAGGACGTCACCTATTGGGACGAGCTGTGCGAGGTCTTTGACTGGACCCAGACCAATGTGCATTCCACCTTTGGTGTCTGCTGGGGCGGCATGGCGATGATCAACTACTTCCACGGGGTGAAAAAACACCTCCTGGATCACAAGGTCTTTGGCTGTTTCCGGCATCAGAACCTTGATCCTGCCTCGCCCTATCTGCGGGGGTTTTCGGATGATTGCGTCATTCCGGTGTCGCGCTGGACCGAAATCCGCCAGTCCGAGATCGACGCACGCCCCGGCCTGCGCAGCCTTCTGGGCAGTCAGGATGCCGGTCCCTGCCTGATCGAGGATCCGAGCCACCGGGCGCTCTATATCTTCAACCACTTTGAATACGACAGTGATACGCTGAAGCAGGAATATGACCGCGACGTGGCCAGCGGGACGCCGATCAACGTGCCGATGAACTACTACCCGGATGATGATCCTAGCCGCAAACCGCAAAACAGATGGCGCAGCCATGCGCATCTTCTTTATGGCAACTGGATCAATGACATCTACCAATCCACCCCCTTCGACATGGCTGAGATTGGTCGTTAA
- a CDS encoding ATPase translates to MLYSSAEEWRKAPHKRVLFFGMSGLGKTYVSNILRGAGSWFHYSIDYRIGTRYMGEYIADNAKAEAMKVPFLRDLLLSDSIYIGSNISFENLTPVASYLGKPGDPAKGGLAMQEYTRRQDQFRTAELNALRDTGYFIHRAARLYDYPNFICDTGGSICEWVDASDPNDPLLTALSQQTLMVWIKGDEAHTQELIRRFDRAPKPMAYEPAFLTRVWQKYLKENTLSEADVDPDSFIRWTYEQALAHRQPRYAAMAENWGVTVTADQISGIRTEADFTDVIAGALEARG, encoded by the coding sequence ATGCTCTATTCGTCTGCCGAAGAGTGGCGTAAGGCGCCGCATAAGCGGGTTTTGTTCTTTGGCATGTCCGGTCTGGGCAAGACCTATGTCAGCAATATCCTGCGCGGTGCGGGCAGCTGGTTTCACTATTCCATCGATTACCGCATCGGCACCCGCTACATGGGCGAATATATCGCCGACAATGCCAAGGCCGAGGCGATGAAAGTGCCGTTCCTGCGCGATCTGCTGTTGTCGGACTCGATATACATCGGCTCCAACATCAGCTTTGAGAACCTGACACCGGTCGCGTCCTACCTGGGCAAACCCGGTGATCCGGCCAAGGGCGGGCTGGCGATGCAGGAATATACCCGCCGTCAGGACCAGTTCCGCACGGCTGAGCTGAACGCGCTGCGTGATACTGGCTATTTCATCCACCGGGCTGCGCGGCTTTATGATTATCCGAACTTCATCTGCGACACTGGCGGCAGCATCTGCGAATGGGTCGACGCAAGCGACCCCAACGACCCGCTGCTGACGGCGCTGTCGCAGCAGACGCTGATGGTCTGGATCAAGGGCGACGAAGCCCATACCCAAGAGCTGATCCGCCGGTTCGACCGCGCGCCGAAACCCATGGCCTATGAACCGGCCTTCCTCACCCGCGTTTGGCAAAAGTATCTAAAGGAAAACACCCTATCAGAGGCCGATGTGGATCCTGATAGTTTCATTCGCTGGACCTATGAGCAGGCGCTGGCCCATCGCCAGCCGCGCTATGCCGCTATGGCTGAGAACTGGGGCGTCACGGTGACAGCCGATCAGATATCAGGCATCCGCACCGAGGCTGATTTCACAGACGTGATCGCGGGCGCTCTTGAGGCGCGCGGCTAG
- a CDS encoding outer membrane protein transport protein — protein sequence MKRYLATSAALALASGSAMASGLDRTGQPIGIIFEEGSYAEFSIATTSADVSGKDLTTLNPFGSASGDVGDRFNMFGAGYKRDINEQLSFAVIFDQPWGVDIAYPVGNSLLLGGTTAEANSNAVTALLRYRFNENFSVHGGIRYQEIDGEINLAGGAYASIPGGTYNVRVNKDGAFGWVAGVAYEIPEIALRAALTYSSEITHNFTTNENLTPGGAATSAETKTPQSVNLDFQTGIAADTLLFANIRWAEHSVTNLIPTTFGRDLIDLDDSFTYTIGVGRKFNENWSGSLAFIYEDADGDNRVSPLAPTQGMEAIRLGVQYQQDKMKISAGIRYTKLGDAFASPGGTPVAYFEDNDAVSFGLKVGYSF from the coding sequence ATGAAACGCTATCTTGCAACGTCAGCGGCGCTGGCGCTGGCTTCTGGCTCAGCTATGGCCAGCGGTCTTGACCGCACCGGTCAGCCGATTGGCATCATCTTCGAAGAAGGCTCCTATGCCGAATTTTCGATCGCCACCACCTCGGCTGACGTCTCGGGCAAAGACCTGACGACGCTCAACCCGTTCGGGTCTGCCTCCGGCGATGTTGGCGATCGCTTCAACATGTTTGGCGCTGGCTACAAACGGGACATCAATGAACAGCTGTCCTTTGCTGTGATCTTCGATCAGCCCTGGGGCGTTGACATTGCCTATCCCGTTGGAAACTCGCTGCTTCTGGGCGGCACCACCGCCGAGGCAAATTCGAACGCAGTAACCGCACTGCTGCGTTACCGGTTCAACGAGAACTTCAGCGTCCACGGCGGCATTCGCTACCAAGAAATCGACGGTGAGATCAATCTGGCCGGAGGAGCCTACGCCTCTATTCCCGGTGGCACTTATAATGTCCGTGTGAATAAGGATGGTGCGTTTGGCTGGGTTGCCGGTGTTGCGTATGAAATTCCAGAAATCGCCCTGCGCGCAGCTCTGACCTACAGCTCCGAGATCACTCATAATTTCACCACCAATGAGAACCTCACTCCCGGCGGTGCCGCCACTTCGGCTGAGACCAAGACACCTCAATCGGTAAATCTGGATTTCCAGACCGGCATTGCGGCGGATACATTACTGTTTGCGAATATTCGCTGGGCCGAGCATAGCGTGACAAACCTCATCCCAACGACCTTTGGCCGTGACCTGATCGATCTGGACGATTCCTTCACCTACACGATCGGCGTTGGGCGCAAATTCAATGAGAATTGGTCCGGATCGCTGGCGTTCATCTATGAAGATGCCGACGGTGACAACCGGGTCTCCCCGCTTGCACCAACCCAAGGCATGGAAGCCATTCGCCTGGGCGTCCAGTACCAGCAGGATAAGATGAAAATCTCCGCTGGCATCCGCTACACAAAGCTGGGTGATGCATTCGCCTCGCCAGGTGGCACCCCCGTTGCCTATTTCGAGGACAACGACGCCGTCAGCTTTGGCCTGAAAGTCGGCTACAGCTTCTGA
- a CDS encoding DMT family transporter, translating to MELNDRPIGTAAIWMIGAIISFSSMAIAGREAGLSLDTFEIMTYRSAVGLVIVVVVLTATGSWPQVRRDRLGLHLIRNAAHFTGQNLWFFAVTLIPLAQVFALEFTSPLWVLMLSPLLLGEALTKPRVLAAALGFIGILIVARPSPETLNLGVIAAASSAVFFALTIMFTKRLTRHEPISSILLWLTLMQLAMGLAISGWDGVIAIPNAATALWLLIIGCAGLAAHFCMTKALSIAPATVVVPIDFARLPTIAVAGMLIYGEALNHWILLGAAVIFCANYINILDAAGRLPRYLDQETSA from the coding sequence ATGGAATTGAACGACCGACCGATTGGGACGGCTGCGATCTGGATGATCGGGGCGATTATTTCTTTCTCCTCAATGGCGATTGCCGGACGGGAGGCGGGTTTGAGCCTCGACACGTTTGAGATCATGACCTACCGCAGTGCTGTCGGCCTGGTGATCGTCGTCGTGGTTCTGACCGCCACGGGCAGCTGGCCACAGGTGCGGCGCGACCGGCTGGGCCTGCACCTCATCCGCAACGCGGCCCATTTCACAGGGCAGAACCTCTGGTTTTTTGCTGTGACCCTGATCCCGCTGGCACAGGTTTTTGCGCTGGAATTCACCTCTCCGCTCTGGGTGTTGATGCTGTCACCGCTGCTGCTGGGCGAAGCTTTGACAAAACCGCGCGTGCTGGCGGCGGCTCTTGGTTTTATCGGGATCCTGATCGTGGCGCGCCCAAGCCCAGAGACCCTGAACCTCGGCGTGATCGCTGCGGCCAGCTCTGCTGTCTTCTTCGCGCTTACCATCATGTTTACCAAGCGGCTGACCCGGCATGAGCCGATCAGCTCCATCCTGCTGTGGCTCACCCTGATGCAACTGGCAATGGGTCTGGCGATATCTGGCTGGGACGGGGTAATTGCAATCCCAAATGCCGCAACGGCACTTTGGTTGCTGATCATCGGCTGCGCCGGGTTGGCCGCGCATTTTTGCATGACCAAGGCGCTCTCTATTGCTCCGGCCACTGTTGTCGTGCCCATCGATTTCGCTCGCCTGCCCACCATCGCTGTGGCCGGAATGTTGATTTATGGTGAAGCGCTTAACCACTGGATCTTGCTGGGCGCTGCAGTGATCTTTTGCGCCAACTACATCAATATTCTGGATGCTGCCGGGCGTCTGCCTAGGTATTTGGACCAGGAAACATCAGCCTGA